TGAAGGTGGCGCTGTGGTATATGGTCACGGGGGTGGTCTTCTATTTTGCCAGCTGGTTCGTGCTGTTGATCACCGGGCATCTGGAGGCGGTGGCTATTGGCTATATGGCTTTGACGGGGCTGGGCTTTTTGCTGTTCATGAGCGGTGGCACGATGCTGTCTAAGATCATCCGGGATAAGCTGAAGGGCGACATCTTTAACCGTGATCAGGAAGCCTTTCCGCAGGAAGAGCGCTTGCTGGAAAATGAATTCTCGGTAAACCTGCCGGCGCGGTATTCCTATCAGGGCAAATGGCACCGTTCCTGGATCAACTTTATCAATCTTTTCCGGGCTTTGCTGGTGCTGGGCTCACCGGGTTCGGGTAAGAGCTATTTCGTGATAAGGCATGTGATCACGCAGCATATCCGTAAGGGGTTCGCGATGTTCGTTTATGACTTTAAAATGCCGGACCTGGCGGTCATCGCTTACAATACCTGGCTGAAATATAAGGATAACTATAAGGTGGTACCGGAGTTTTATTCGATCAATTTCGATGACCTGTCACGCACGCACCGCTGCAACCCGCTGAACCCGTCGGCGATGCTGGACCTGACGGATGCGGTGGAGTCGGCACGGACGATCCTGCTGGGGCTGAACCGGGAATGGGTAAAGAAACAGGGGGACTTCTTTGTGGAGTCGCCGATCAATTTCCTGACGGCCATCATCTGGTACCTGCGCAAGTACAAGGATGGTGAGTTCTGTACGCTGCCGCATGTGATCGAACTGATGCAAATGGACTATGACAGCCTGTTCACGGTATTGGGTACCCAGCAGGAGATCGATGTGCTGATCAATCCTTTTATCAGCGCTTATAAGCGGGATGCAGTGGAGCAGCTGGAGGGACAGATCGCATCGGCGAAGATCACGATGGCGCGGGTGGCTTCGCCGTCCCTGTACTTTGTGTTGTCGGGCAGTGAGTTCACGTTAGACATCAATAACCCGGAAGCGCCGAAGATCGTCTGTATGGGTAATAACCCGCAAAAATTGCAGGTCTATGGCGCGGTGCTGTCGCTGTTCACGAACCGCTTGCTGAAGATCATCAATCAAAAGAACAAGCTGAAATGCAGCCTGGTCTTTGATGAGTTCCCGACGCTGACCACGGACATCATACCCACAATCGCTACGGGCCGGAGCAACTTGATCGCGACGACGCTGGGCATCCAGGATGCGAGCCAGCTGCGCAAGGATTACGGGCGCGAGCAGGCGGATGTGATCATGAACATCGTGGGCAATATGGCGGTCGGCCAGGTTTCAGGCGATACGGCGAAATCCGTGTCGGAAAAGATCGGGCGCATTATGCAGGACCGTGAAAGTTTATCCATCAACCGCAGCGATACGTCCATCAGCCGCTCTAAGCAGCTGGAGGCTGCGGTGCCTGCCTCACGGATAGCCGCCTTGAGTTCGGGCGAGTTCGTGGGCATGGTGGCGGATAACCCGGAGGAAAAGATCGAACTCAAGGCTTTCCATAGCGAGATCGTCAATGATCATGCGGCCCTGAAACAGGAGATCGATGGTTACCTGCCCTTGCCGGAAGTACGGAAGGTCAGTGCAGGCATCATTGAGCGGAATTATTTGCAGATCAAACAGGATGTGCGGGATATTATCGAGACGGAAATGGAAAGGTTGCTGAGTGATCCGGGACTGTCGCACTTAGTGATCAAGAAAGCGTAA
This genomic interval from Mucilaginibacter defluvii contains the following:
- the mobC gene encoding conjugal transfer protein MobC, with product MQTGENDQAMRKILDMTRLISMVLLLLHFYVVCYGAFAYWHWVSGLTDRLLLNVGKTGLFNSFLKPKLIALGFLVIALIGVRGKKDEQQTVKVALWYMVTGVVFYFASWFVLLITGHLEAVAIGYMALTGLGFLLFMSGGTMLSKIIRDKLKGDIFNRDQEAFPQEERLLENEFSVNLPARYSYQGKWHRSWINFINLFRALLVLGSPGSGKSYFVIRHVITQHIRKGFAMFVYDFKMPDLAVIAYNTWLKYKDNYKVVPEFYSINFDDLSRTHRCNPLNPSAMLDLTDAVESARTILLGLNREWVKKQGDFFVESPINFLTAIIWYLRKYKDGEFCTLPHVIELMQMDYDSLFTVLGTQQEIDVLINPFISAYKRDAVEQLEGQIASAKITMARVASPSLYFVLSGSEFTLDINNPEAPKIVCMGNNPQKLQVYGAVLSLFTNRLLKIINQKNKLKCSLVFDEFPTLTTDIIPTIATGRSNLIATTLGIQDASQLRKDYGREQADVIMNIVGNMAVGQVSGDTAKSVSEKIGRIMQDRESLSINRSDTSISRSKQLEAAVPASRIAALSSGEFVGMVADNPEEKIELKAFHSEIVNDHAALKQEIDGYLPLPEVRKVSAGIIERNYLQIKQDVRDIIETEMERLLSDPGLSHLVIKKA